The genomic window TCTCCCGCACGACGCTCCACTACAAGCGCGCCGACGGCGTGGACCTCAGCGCCGTCCTGCACCTGCCCGCCGGCTACGATCCCGCGCGGGACGGGCGCCTTCCCGTGCTCATGGAGGCCTACCCCACCGAGTTCAAGGACGCCGCCAACGCCGGCCAGGTGAAGGAATCCCCCAACCTCTTCTCCGCCCCCCGCTGGTCCATGCCGCTCTACTGGACCCTGCGCGGCTACGCGGTGCTCGAGAACGCCAGGTTTCCCATCGTCGGCCAGGGCGCCGCGGAACCCAACGACACCTACATCGAGCAGCTGGTGGCCAACGCCAAGGCGGCCATCGACGAGCTGGACCGCCTGGGGGTGGGCGACCGCAGGCGCGTGGCCTGCATGGGGCATTCGTACGGCGCCTTCATGGTGGCCAACCTCCTGGCCCACTCCGATCTCTTCGCCGCCGGCATCGCCCGCAGCGGCGCCTACAACCGCACGCTCACGCCCTTCGGCTTCCAGGCCGAGGAGCGCACCTACTGGCAGGCTCCGGGGGTCTACCACGCCATGTCGCCCTTCGACGCGGCCGGGCAGATCAAGGCGCCCATCCTCCTCATCCACGGCGACGCCGACAACAATCCGGGCACGTTCACCCTGCAGAGCGAACGCCTCTTCCAGGCCATCAAGGGCCTGGGCGGCAGGGCGCGGCTGGTGCTGCTGCCCCTGGAGTCGCACAGCTACGCCGCCCGGGAGAACGTCCTGCACATGCTCTGGGAGCAGGACCAGTGGCTGGAGACCTACGTCAAAGGCCGAAACTAGCGTTTACCCTGGGTCCGCAGCGTGACCGAAGGGGCCTGCGCGGTGGCCCGGGCCAGTTCCTGGGCCGTGGTGGGCAGCGAGGCGGCGGTGAGGCCGGTGGATTCGCCGGGGACGATGTCCTCCAGGTTCCTGAGGAAACGGATCCAGGGCGGCAGCTTGCCGGCCTCCTCCCAGCCCAGCACCCGGTGGGTGGGAACCAGGATGGCCACGGGGCTGGCCCGCAGGGCGGCGGCGACGGCGTTGGCCTGTTCGGTTGCTTGCATCCGCTCGGCCAGGACCTTGAGGCTCACGCACTGGCCGAACCCCAGCAGGAGCGTCTCCGCCCACACGCGCTGTTCCAGGGCATCGCCCGCCAGGTGGATGGGCAGGTTGAAGGTGCGCAGGGTCCGGCGGAAGTATCCGTCCAGCTGGCTCTTGAGGAAATCCAGAACCCGCGGCTCCCGGCGGTTCCGGGGCGTGAGGATGAGGGTGTCCTCGGATTCGGGCAGGACCTCCAGGCGGCCGATCTTCCCCCCGTCCGCCAGCCCAACGCCGATCCAGCCCAGGGGGCTGTGGAGGTAATGGTGGAAGGGGATGGGGGGTGCTGCCACGGGTAGGCTCCTCGTAACCTTGAACATACGCACCGGGCGGCCCCGCGCACGGCGAAATCTAGCGCGTAAGCTTCCGGTAGTGGATGCGGTGCGGCCCCGCGTCCAGGCCCAGCTGCTCGCGGCGGTAGGCTTCGTACTGGGAGTAGTTCCCGTCGAAGAACTCCACCCGGCTGTCGCCTTCGAAGGCCAGGATGTGGGTGGCCAGGCGGTCCAGGAACCAGCGGTCGTGGCTGATGATCACGGCCGAACCCGCGAAGGCCTCGATGGCCTCCTCCAGGGCGCGCATGGTGTTGACGTCCAGGTCGTTGGTGGGCTCGTCGAAGAACAGCACGTTGGCGCCGCTCTTGAGGGTGAGGGCCAGGTTCAGGCGGTTCTGCTGGCCGCCGGATAGCTCGCGCACCTTCTTGGTCTGGGACTCGCCCGAGAAGCCGAACTTGGACATCCAGGCCCGGCCGTTGACGAGCTTGCCGCCCATCTCGATCATGTCGGAGCCGCCGGTGACGGCCTCGTACACGCTCTTGTCGGGGTCCAGGCCCTGGCGCAGCTGGTCCACCACGGCCATCTTCACGGTCTCCCCGATGCGGATGGAGCCGGCGTCGGGGGCCTCCTGGCCCGCGAGCATGCGGAACAGGGTGGTCTTGCCCGCGCCGTTGGCGCCGATGACGCCCAGGATGCCGCCCCTGGGGATGGCGAAGGTGAGGTCCTCGAAGAGCACCTTCTCGCCGTAGGCCTTGCTGACGCCGGTGAGCTCGGCCACCAGGTCGCCCAGCCGGGGGCCGGCGGGGATGAAGATCTCCAGGTCCTTCTCCCGCTGGACGTTCTCCTGGCTGAGCAGGTTCTCGAAGCTGGAGATGCGGGCCTTGCTCTTGGCGTGCTGGCCCTTGGGGGACATGCGGATCCACTCCAGCTCGCGCTCCAGGGTCTTCTGGCGGGCCTTGTCGGACTTCTCCTCCTGGGCCAGGCGCTCCTGCTTCTGCTCCAGCCAGCTGGAGTAGTTGCCCTTCCAGGGGATGCCCCGGCCGCCGTCCAGCTCGAGGATCCACTCGGCCACGTGGTCCAGGAAGTACCGGTCGTGGGTGATGGCGATGACGGTGCCCTCGTAGCGCTGCAGGTGCAGCTCTAGCCAGGCCACGCTCTCGGCGTCCAGGTGGTTGGTGGGCTCGTCCAGGAGCAGGATGTCGGGCTGCTGGATGAGGAGCCGGCACAGGGCCACCCGCCTTCGCTCGCCCCCGGAGAGGACGCTGATGGAGGTCTCCGGGTCCGGGCAGCGCAGGGCGTCCATGGCCTGCTCCAGCTGGGCGTCCAGGTCCCAGCAGTCCAGGGTGTCGATCTGGTCCTGCAGCGCGCCCTGGCGGGCCAGGAGGGCATCCATGTCCGCGTCGGGCTCCCCGAAGAGCTCGCTGATCTCGTTGTACTCGCGCAGCAGGGCAACCTTCACCGCGGCGCCCTCCTCCACGATCTCGCGCACGGTCTTGGTGTCGTCGAGCTTGGGCTCCTGCTCCAGGAGGCCGGTGGTGTAGCCTTTGCTCAGCACCGCCTCGCCGTTGAAGTCCTGGTCCACGCCCGCCATGATGCGCAGCACCGTGGACTTGCCCGAGCCGTTCAGGCCCAGGACGCCGATCTTGGCGCCGTAGAAGTAGGACAGGGAGATGTCCTTGATGACGGGTTTGTTGTTGTAGAATTTGCTCACCCGCATCATGGAATAGATGATTTCGGGCTGATCGGTGGTGCGCTTGGCCATACGTGGTTCTCCAGCGTCCATCATAAGCCAGGGGCGGCCCTGAATGGCTTCATGGTTCCAAACCCATTGAGGGAGAGCACATGGCGGAGACAAAGGACACCCTGACCGCCCCGGAGCTCCGCAGGCTCATGGACGCGGGACGCTGGTACCGCCTCAGGCGGGCCCTGGATGCGCTGCACCCCGCGGACGTGGCCGAACTCCTGGAGGGCGTGGGCGCGTCCCAGGAGATCCTCCTTCTCCGGCTCCTGGGAAAGCGCCAGGGCGAGATCTTCGCCTACCTGCCCACCTTCCAGCAACGTCGAATCCTCAGGAAGACCGCCCCGGAGCAGCTGGCGCAGCTGGTGGGCGCGCTGCCGCCGGACGACCGGACCCAGCTGCTGGCCAAGCTGCCCCTGCCCGTCGCGCACACACTGCTCGGTCGCCTTCCCGCATCGGAACTGAAGCAGGGCCTGGCCCTGCTCAGCTACAAGGACAACACGGCCGGACGCTACATGACGCCGCAGTATGCCTCGATCCTGCCCGGCATGACGGCCCGGGAGGCCCTGGAGGCCATCCGCACCACGGGCCGGGGCAAGGAAACCCTGAATGTCATCTACATCGTCGACGAGGACGGCAGGCTGGTGGAGGACCTGAGGCTGGGGTCACTGGTCCTGGCCGACCCGGCCATGCTGGTCACCGATATCACCGACCCGGGCCTGGTGGCCCTGCTCGACACCGCGCCCGTGGGGGAGGTCCTGCAGGCCTTCGAGAAGTACGACCGGGTCGCCCTGCCGGTGGTGGACCAGGCCCAGCAGATGCTGGGCATCATCACCATCGACGACGTGGTGGACGTGGCCGAGGCCCGGGCCACCCGGGACATCCAGAAGATGGGCGGCGTCGAGGCCCTGGACATGCCCTACGCCGATTCCGGCTTCTGGGCCATGGTCCGCAAGCGCGGCGGGTGGCTGGCGGTGCTGTTCCTGGGGGAGATGCTCACGGCGACGGCCATGGGCCACTACGAGAAGGAGATCGCCAAGGCGGTGGTGCTGGCCCTGTTCGTGCCGCTGATCATCAGCACCGGGGGCAATTCCGGGTCCCAGGCCACCTCCCTGATCATCCGGGCCCTGGCCCTGCAGGAGCTCAAGCTGAGGGACTGGATCCGGGTCTTCCGCCGGGAGCTGTTTTCAGGGCTCGCCCTGGGCGGCGGCCTGGGCGCGATCGGCTTCACCCGGATCGTGATCTGGCAGCGCATGGGCCTCGCGAACTACGGCCACAACTACATCCTGGTGGCCCTCACCGTCTGGATGAGCCTGACCGGGGTGGTGCTCTTCGGCACCCTGGCCGGGAGCATGCTGCCCTTCCTGCTGCGCCGCTTCGGCTTCGACCCGGCGACGAGCTCGGCCCCCTTCGTCGCGACGCTGGTGGACGTCACGGGGCTGGTGATCTACTTCCAGGTGGCCTCCATGATCCTCAAGGGGACCATCCTCTGAGCATGGATTCTGCAGTTGAAGTCCCAGGGCTTGCTGAAATCTCGACAGCCACGCCTCCGTTGTGGACAGGCGGAGCACCGCCTGTCGCCCACGCCGGCCCAAAACGGCCGCGCAGGTGAAAATCGAATAAGTCTTGATCCAGATCAAGGCGCCGTTCCCGCGCGCCCGTCATGCTTGGTCCCCGGGAGACGCCATGGAACGCCAGATCATCCGCATCGACGAGGACCTGTGTGACGGCTGCGGCCTTTGCGCCGACGGCTGCCCCGAAGGGGCCCTGCAGATCATCGACGGCAAGGCCCGCCTGGTGAGCGAGATCACCTGCGACGGGCTCGGGGCCTGCATCGGCGAGTGCCCCCAGGGGGCCATCGAGGTGGAGACCCGGGAGGCCGCCCCGTACGACGAGCGAAAGACCATCGACAACATCCTGCCCAAGGGACCCAACACCCTCAAGGCCCACCTCAAACACCTCCACCACCACGCCCAGACCGCCTACCTCAAGGAAGCCGAGGCCTACCTGGCCGAGCTCCAGGTCGCCATCCCCCCGTACAAGGAGAAACCCATGGGCTGTCCCGGTTCCGCCCCCCGCAACCTCGAACGCGCCGCGGCCCCCGCCCCGGCCGAGGGCCTCCAGAGCCAGCTCAGCCACTGGCCCGTGCAGATGCACCTCATCTCGCCCATGAACCCGGTCTTCCACAAGGCCGACCTGCTCCTGGCCGCCGACTGCGTGGCCTTCGCCCTGCCCGACTTCAACCAGAAGTGGCTGCCCGGCAAGAAGGTGGCCATCGCCTGCCCCAAGCTGGACACCAACCAGGAATCCTACGTCGCCAAGCTCACGGCCCTCATCGACGAGGCCCAGGTGAACACCATCACCGTCATGATCATGGAGGTGCCCTGCTGCGGCGGCCTCCTGCGCTGCGCCCAGGTGGCGGCCCAGGCGGCGAAGCGCCGGGTGCCCCTCAAGGTGGTGGTGGTCGGCGTCGACGGGGAAATCCGAAAAGAGGACTGGGTCGCCTGATCCGCCCCCTTTTCCGGTGAACATGAGTCCGCGTATCATTCGGAAGTCGCGGAGGCTCCATGAAGATCGCCGTCCCAGTCGAGGTCCGGCCCGGTGAGAACCGGGTCGCGCTGGACCCCGAGTCCTGCCGGAAGCTGGTGCAGGCCGGGGCCGAGGTGGCCGTCGAGCCGGGCGCCGGGGAGCGGGCCTTCTTCCCGGACGAGGCCTACCGCCAGGCGGGGGCGACGCTCGGCGATCCCTGGGACGCGGACCTGGTCCTGAAGGTCAACGCCCCCATGGAGCGCCCCGGCGGCGCCCTCGAGGCCGACCTCCTGAAGCCCGGCGCGATCCTCCTGGCCTCCCTCTTCCCCACCCGGCACCTGGACGCCATGCAGCGGCTGGCGGCCCGGGGCGTGACGGCCTTCTCCACCGACTGCATCCCCCGCACCACCCGGGCCCAGGCCATGGACACCCTCTCCAGCCAGGCCAACATCACGGGCTACAAGGGCGTGCTGCTGGGCGCGGCTGAGTTCCCGGGCTACTTCCCGATGTTCATGACCGCCGCGGGCACCACGCCCCAGGCCAAGGTCTTCGTCATCGGGGCGGGCGTGGCCGGGCTGCAGGCCATCGCCACCGCCCGGCGCCTGGGGGCCAGCGTCAGCGCCACCGACGTGCGCCCCGAGGTGCGCGAGCAGATCGAGTCCGTGGGCGGCAAGTACGTGGGCATCGACGTGAAGGCCCACGCCGGCGGAGGGTACGCAGCGGAATTGTCCGCGGAGGACAAGGCCCTCCAGGCCCGCATGCTGGCCGGACACTGCGCGGGCATGGACGTGGTGGTCACCACCGCGCTCATCGGGGGCGTCTTCGCGCCCAGGCTCCTGGACGAGGCCATCGTGGCCACCATGAAGCCCGGGTCGGTGATCGTGGACCTGGGGGCCGACGGCGGCGGCAACTGCACCCTGAGCCGGCCCGGGGAGACCGTGACGGCCCACGGGGTGCGGATCCTGGCCCCCCTCAACCTGCCTTCCACCCTGCCCCGGGCCGCCAGCACCCTCTTCGCCCGCAACCTCCTCAACTTCGTCCTGGCCTTCTGGGACAAGGACGCCGGGAGCCTGCGCCTGGACCGGGAGGACGACATCCAGAAGGGCTGCGTGGTCACCCGGGATGGCGAGATCGTCCACGGCCCCACCCTCCAGGCCCTTGAAAGGAGCCACCCGTGACCCACGGCCCCGTCGACATCATGGGCGCGCTCTTCGTGTTCATGCTGGCCACCTTCATCGGCCTCATGTCCATCCAGCGCGTGTCCCGGCTCCTGCACACGCCGCTCATGAGCCTGACCAACGCCATCTCCGCCATCGCGGTGGTGGGCGCCATCATCGTCTCGGCCGGCTCCCACCAGCCCTGGTGGGTCACGGCCCTGGGCCTGGCGGCCATCTTCTGCTCCACCACGAACATCGTCAGCGGCTTCCTCATCACGGACCGCATGCTGAAGATGTTCAAGAAGCGGGAGGGCGCCAAGTGAACCTGGAGTCCCTCGTCCAGCTCATGTACCTGGCGGGCACCGCCCTGTTCATCCTGTCCCTGCGGTGGATGAGCGACCCGGAATCCGCGCGCAAGGGCGTCCTGGCCGGCGTCGCGGCCATGGCCCTGGCGGTGGGGGGCACCCTCGCGGGGGTGCTGGCCACGGGCGGCACCCATTATTGGTGGATCCTCGGCGCCTTCGTGCTGGGTGCGGCGGTGGGCTACCCCCTGGCCCAGGTGCCGCTCACCGCCGTGCCCCAGCGGACCGCCCTGAGCCACGCCTTCGGAGGCATGGCCGCGGGCCTCGTGGGCACGGGGAAGTTCTTCCTGTACTACGGCGAGCGCAACGGGGCCGCCCTCACCCCCTTCATCGTCACGGCCCTGGTGGCCGAGGTGCTGCTGGGCTTCCTCACCCTCACCGGCTCCCTGCTGGCGGCGGGCAAGCTCCAGGAGGTGGCGTGGATCCCCCAGCGGCCCGTCACC from Geothrix sp. 21YS21S-2 includes these protein-coding regions:
- a CDS encoding methylated-DNA--[protein]-cysteine S-methyltransferase, whose amino-acid sequence is MAAPPIPFHHYLHSPLGWIGVGLADGGKIGRLEVLPESEDTLILTPRNRREPRVLDFLKSQLDGYFRRTLRTFNLPIHLAGDALEQRVWAETLLLGFGQCVSLKVLAERMQATEQANAVAAALRASPVAILVPTHRVLGWEEAGKLPPWIRFLRNLEDIVPGESTGLTAASLPTTAQELARATAQAPSVTLRTQGKR
- the ettA gene encoding energy-dependent translational throttle protein EttA → MAKRTTDQPEIIYSMMRVSKFYNNKPVIKDISLSYFYGAKIGVLGLNGSGKSTVLRIMAGVDQDFNGEAVLSKGYTTGLLEQEPKLDDTKTVREIVEEGAAVKVALLREYNEISELFGEPDADMDALLARQGALQDQIDTLDCWDLDAQLEQAMDALRCPDPETSISVLSGGERRRVALCRLLIQQPDILLLDEPTNHLDAESVAWLELHLQRYEGTVIAITHDRYFLDHVAEWILELDGGRGIPWKGNYSSWLEQKQERLAQEEKSDKARQKTLERELEWIRMSPKGQHAKSKARISSFENLLSQENVQREKDLEIFIPAGPRLGDLVAELTGVSKAYGEKVLFEDLTFAIPRGGILGVIGANGAGKTTLFRMLAGQEAPDAGSIRIGETVKMAVVDQLRQGLDPDKSVYEAVTGGSDMIEMGGKLVNGRAWMSKFGFSGESQTKKVRELSGGQQNRLNLALTLKSGANVLFFDEPTNDLDVNTMRALEEAIEAFAGSAVIISHDRWFLDRLATHILAFEGDSRVEFFDGNYSQYEAYRREQLGLDAGPHRIHYRKLTR
- the mgtE gene encoding magnesium transporter; translation: MAETKDTLTAPELRRLMDAGRWYRLRRALDALHPADVAELLEGVGASQEILLLRLLGKRQGEIFAYLPTFQQRRILRKTAPEQLAQLVGALPPDDRTQLLAKLPLPVAHTLLGRLPASELKQGLALLSYKDNTAGRYMTPQYASILPGMTAREALEAIRTTGRGKETLNVIYIVDEDGRLVEDLRLGSLVLADPAMLVTDITDPGLVALLDTAPVGEVLQAFEKYDRVALPVVDQAQQMLGIITIDDVVDVAEARATRDIQKMGGVEALDMPYADSGFWAMVRKRGGWLAVLFLGEMLTATAMGHYEKEIAKAVVLALFVPLIISTGGNSGSQATSLIIRALALQELKLRDWIRVFRRELFSGLALGGGLGAIGFTRIVIWQRMGLANYGHNYILVALTVWMSLTGVVLFGTLAGSMLPFLLRRFGFDPATSSAPFVATLVDVTGLVIYFQVASMILKGTIL
- a CDS encoding ATP-binding protein — protein: MERQIIRIDEDLCDGCGLCADGCPEGALQIIDGKARLVSEITCDGLGACIGECPQGAIEVETREAAPYDERKTIDNILPKGPNTLKAHLKHLHHHAQTAYLKEAEAYLAELQVAIPPYKEKPMGCPGSAPRNLERAAAPAPAEGLQSQLSHWPVQMHLISPMNPVFHKADLLLAADCVAFALPDFNQKWLPGKKVAIACPKLDTNQESYVAKLTALIDEAQVNTITVMIMEVPCCGGLLRCAQVAAQAAKRRVPLKVVVVGVDGEIRKEDWVA
- a CDS encoding Re/Si-specific NAD(P)(+) transhydrogenase subunit alpha is translated as MKIAVPVEVRPGENRVALDPESCRKLVQAGAEVAVEPGAGERAFFPDEAYRQAGATLGDPWDADLVLKVNAPMERPGGALEADLLKPGAILLASLFPTRHLDAMQRLAARGVTAFSTDCIPRTTRAQAMDTLSSQANITGYKGVLLGAAEFPGYFPMFMTAAGTTPQAKVFVIGAGVAGLQAIATARRLGASVSATDVRPEVREQIESVGGKYVGIDVKAHAGGGYAAELSAEDKALQARMLAGHCAGMDVVVTTALIGGVFAPRLLDEAIVATMKPGSVIVDLGADGGGNCTLSRPGETVTAHGVRILAPLNLPSTLPRAASTLFARNLLNFVLAFWDKDAGSLRLDREDDIQKGCVVTRDGEIVHGPTLQALERSHP
- a CDS encoding NAD(P) transhydrogenase subunit alpha, with protein sequence MGALFVFMLATFIGLMSIQRVSRLLHTPLMSLTNAISAIAVVGAIIVSAGSHQPWWVTALGLAAIFCSTTNIVSGFLITDRMLKMFKKREGAK